A section of the Streptomyces sp. V3I8 genome encodes:
- a CDS encoding DUF389 domain-containing protein, whose protein sequence is MLHLRLITPADRTDAVIRLIGTTVGTTHLAVVPGAARVPAGDLVMVDVAREAGDELISGLRALGIDTDGSIAVEDIDLSLSKRAEKAEDDAPGEGADAVLWEQLSDATHEESTLSVTYLAFITLATMIAACGVVLDNAILIVGAMAVGPEFGPLAGISTALVRRRPRLALRSLLALLVGFAVAMAVTVLFSLLMDGLGLFSRAQLEADRPNTAFVYAPDAFSFVVAVLAGIAGTLSLTSAKSGLLVGVAISVTTVPAAANAAVALGYGDTSQTAGSTNQLLLNLAGIVLAGTLTLLVQKWLWRRPRPRT, encoded by the coding sequence ATGCTGCACCTGCGCCTGATCACCCCGGCCGACCGGACCGACGCCGTGATCCGTCTGATCGGGACCACCGTCGGTACGACCCATCTGGCGGTCGTGCCGGGCGCCGCCCGCGTCCCCGCCGGCGACCTCGTGATGGTCGACGTGGCGCGGGAGGCGGGCGACGAGCTGATCAGCGGGCTGCGTGCCCTGGGCATCGACACGGACGGCTCGATCGCCGTCGAGGACATCGACCTGTCGCTGTCGAAGCGCGCCGAGAAGGCGGAGGACGACGCTCCCGGAGAGGGCGCGGACGCGGTCCTGTGGGAGCAGCTGTCCGACGCGACGCACGAGGAGTCGACGCTCTCGGTCACCTACCTCGCCTTCATCACGCTCGCCACGATGATCGCGGCCTGCGGGGTGGTGCTCGACAACGCGATCCTCATCGTGGGCGCGATGGCGGTGGGCCCGGAGTTCGGCCCGCTGGCGGGCATCAGTACGGCCCTGGTCCGGCGCCGGCCGCGTCTGGCGTTGCGCTCGCTGCTGGCCCTGCTGGTGGGCTTCGCGGTGGCGATGGCCGTGACCGTGCTGTTCAGCCTCCTGATGGACGGTCTCGGCCTGTTCAGCCGGGCCCAGTTGGAGGCCGACCGTCCCAACACGGCCTTCGTGTACGCCCCCGACGCGTTCTCCTTCGTCGTGGCGGTGCTGGCCGGCATCGCGGGGACGCTCTCCCTGACCTCGGCCAAGTCGGGTCTCCTGGTGGGGGTGGCCATCTCCGTCACCACGGTCCCGGCCGCCGCCAACGCGGCGGTGGCCCTCGGCTACGGGGACACGTCCCAGACCGCCGGCTCCACGAACCAGCTCCTGCTGAACCTCGCGGGCATCGTCCTGGCGGGCACCCTCACCCTGCTGGTCCAGAAGTGGCTGTGGCGCCGCCCCCGACCGCGTACGTGA
- a CDS encoding NAD(P)/FAD-dependent oxidoreductase, producing MTPHVTIIGAGLGGLTLARVLHVHGIPATVHEAEASPTARAQGGMLDIHDHNGQPALRAAGLTDEFRALVLEGRQAMRILDRDGTVLFDQPDDGTGGRPEVQRGELRQMLLDSLPAGTVRWGRKVGATRSLGGGRHEVVFADGTTVVTNLLVGADGAWSRVRHLLSAATPEYAGMSYVETYLYDADTRHPAAAKAVGGGSMLALAPGKGIQAHREKGDTLHTYVALTRSRDWFTGVDFTDSAAAGARIAGEFEGWAPELTALITDCDTPPVLRPLNALPVGHRWERVPGVTLLGDAAHLSIPNGEGANLAMYDGAELGKALAAHPDDTEAALGAYERAMFPRGAEAAADGTQLNAELFGDDAPHGLIASFTGSTGNTGNTEDTGSTEDGRTS from the coding sequence ATGACCCCTCACGTCACGATCATCGGCGCCGGACTCGGCGGACTGACCCTCGCCCGCGTCCTCCACGTCCACGGCATCCCCGCCACGGTCCACGAGGCCGAGGCCTCACCGACGGCGCGCGCCCAGGGCGGGATGCTCGACATCCACGACCACAACGGCCAGCCGGCCCTGCGGGCGGCGGGTCTGACGGACGAGTTCCGCGCTCTCGTCCTGGAGGGCCGTCAGGCGATGCGGATCCTCGACCGGGACGGGACCGTCCTGTTCGACCAGCCCGACGACGGCACGGGCGGCCGGCCCGAGGTGCAGCGCGGCGAGCTGCGGCAGATGCTGCTCGACTCGCTCCCGGCCGGGACCGTCCGGTGGGGCCGCAAGGTCGGCGCCACCCGGTCCCTCGGCGGGGGCCGCCACGAGGTGGTCTTCGCCGACGGCACCACCGTCGTCACGAACCTGCTGGTCGGCGCGGACGGCGCCTGGTCCCGGGTCCGGCACCTGCTCTCCGCCGCCACCCCCGAGTACGCCGGCATGTCGTACGTCGAGACCTACCTGTACGACGCCGACACCCGCCACCCCGCCGCCGCGAAGGCGGTCGGCGGCGGGTCGATGCTCGCGCTCGCGCCGGGCAAGGGGATCCAGGCCCACCGGGAGAAGGGCGACACCCTGCACACCTACGTGGCGCTCACCAGGTCGCGCGACTGGTTCACCGGCGTCGACTTCACCGATTCCGCCGCGGCCGGCGCACGGATCGCCGGGGAGTTCGAGGGCTGGGCGCCGGAGCTGACCGCGCTGATCACCGACTGCGACACCCCGCCGGTCCTGCGCCCCCTCAACGCCCTCCCGGTCGGGCACCGGTGGGAGCGGGTACCGGGGGTGACCCTGCTCGGCGACGCCGCCCACCTCTCGATCCCGAACGGCGAAGGCGCCAACCTGGCCATGTACGACGGCGCCGAACTCGGCAAGGCCCTCGCCGCGCATCCCGACGACACCGAGGCCGCCCTCGGCGCGTACGAGCGGGCGATGTTCCCGCGCGGCGCCGAAGCCGCGGCCGACGGCACCCAGCTCAACGCGGAGCTCTTCGGCGACGACGCGCCGCACGGCCTGATCGCCTCGTTCACCGGAAGCACCGGGAACACCGGAAACACCGAGGACACCGGAAGCACCGAGGACGGGCGGACCTCGTGA
- a CDS encoding poly-gamma-glutamate biosynthesis protein PgsC/CapC: MTTAALTPEMAALGIAIGLFFSLLCYLTTNLSPGGMITPGWIALTLIEDLQRAAMMVGVTALTYAGTKVMQRLVILYGKRLFAAVVLLGVLLQATVMIVLSLEFPLLYGNQTLGFIVPGLVAYQLVRQPKGPTLLATGTVSLLAYIVVAAGLLLGVMPTV; encoded by the coding sequence TTGACCACCGCCGCCCTGACACCCGAGATGGCCGCCCTGGGCATCGCCATCGGCCTGTTCTTCTCGCTGCTGTGCTACCTCACCACCAATCTGTCCCCCGGCGGAATGATCACCCCCGGGTGGATCGCCCTGACGCTGATCGAGGACCTGCAGCGGGCCGCCATGATGGTCGGCGTCACGGCGCTGACCTACGCGGGCACCAAGGTCATGCAGCGGCTGGTGATCCTCTACGGCAAGCGGCTGTTCGCCGCGGTGGTCCTGCTCGGCGTGCTGCTCCAGGCCACGGTGATGATCGTGCTCTCCCTGGAGTTCCCGCTGCTCTACGGCAACCAGACGCTCGGCTTCATCGTGCCCGGTCTGGTCGCCTACCAGCTGGTGCGCCAGCCCAAGGGGCCCACGCTGCTGGCGACCGGCACGGTCTCGCTCCTGGCGTACATCGTCGTGGCCGCCGGTCTGCTGCTCGGCGTCATGCCCACCGTCTGA
- the glmM gene encoding phosphoglucosamine mutase yields the protein MGRLFGTDGVRGVANADLTAELTLGLSVAAAHVLAEAGTFEGHRPTAVVGRDPRASGEFLEAAVVAGLASAGVDVLRVGVLPTPAVAYLTGALGADLGVMLSASHNAMPDNGVKFFARGGHKLADELEDRIESVYDEHRTGAPWDRPTGSGVGRVRSYEEGFEKYVAHLLAAVPNRLDGLKVVLDEAHGAAARVSPEAFTRAGAEIVTIGAEPDGLNINDGCGSTHLGLLKAAVLEHGADLGIAHDGDADRCLAVDHTGAEVDGDQILAVLALAMRERSQLRSDTVVATVMSNLGFKLAMEREGVSLVQTGVGDRYVLEEMKRHDYALGGEQSGHVIITDHATTGDGTLTGLLLAARVAQTGRTLRDLASVMERLPQILINVPDVDRSRVSTSAELASAVGEAERELGATGRVLLRPSGTEPLVRVMVEAADIDQARAVAGRLADAVKSALG from the coding sequence GTGGGACGACTCTTCGGGACGGACGGCGTACGCGGTGTCGCCAACGCGGATCTGACGGCCGAGCTCACGCTCGGTCTCTCCGTGGCGGCGGCGCACGTACTGGCCGAGGCGGGAACCTTCGAGGGCCACCGGCCGACCGCGGTGGTCGGACGGGATCCGCGCGCGTCCGGGGAGTTCCTGGAAGCCGCCGTGGTCGCCGGTCTCGCGAGCGCCGGCGTGGACGTGCTGCGCGTCGGTGTCCTGCCGACCCCCGCGGTGGCGTACCTCACCGGCGCGCTCGGCGCCGACCTCGGCGTGATGCTCTCCGCGAGCCACAACGCCATGCCGGACAACGGCGTCAAGTTCTTCGCCCGCGGCGGGCACAAGCTCGCCGACGAGCTGGAGGACCGGATCGAGTCCGTCTACGACGAGCACCGCACCGGCGCTCCCTGGGACCGGCCGACCGGCTCGGGCGTCGGACGCGTCCGCTCGTACGAGGAGGGCTTCGAGAAGTACGTCGCCCATCTCCTCGCGGCCGTTCCGAACCGGCTGGACGGTCTGAAGGTCGTCCTCGACGAGGCGCACGGGGCGGCCGCGCGGGTCTCGCCCGAGGCCTTCACACGCGCCGGCGCCGAGATCGTCACGATCGGCGCGGAGCCCGACGGGCTCAACATCAACGACGGCTGCGGCTCCACGCACCTCGGCCTGCTCAAGGCCGCCGTCCTCGAGCACGGGGCCGATCTCGGCATCGCGCACGACGGCGACGCCGACCGGTGCCTGGCGGTGGACCACACCGGTGCGGAGGTCGACGGGGACCAGATCCTGGCCGTGCTCGCGCTCGCGATGCGGGAGCGGTCGCAGCTGCGGTCGGACACCGTCGTCGCCACGGTCATGTCGAACCTCGGGTTCAAACTGGCCATGGAGCGCGAAGGAGTCTCCCTCGTGCAGACCGGAGTGGGGGACCGGTACGTGCTGGAGGAGATGAAGCGGCACGACTACGCGCTCGGCGGGGAGCAGTCGGGGCACGTGATCATCACGGACCACGCGACCACGGGTGACGGCACGCTGACCGGGCTGCTGCTGGCGGCCCGGGTCGCGCAGACCGGACGTACGCTGCGCGACCTCGCCTCCGTGATGGAGCGGCTGCCGCAGATCCTGATCAACGTGCCGGACGTCGACCGCTCCCGGGTGTCGACCTCCGCGGAGCTGGCGTCCGCGGTGGGGGAGGCCGAGCGGGAGCTGGGAGCCACCGGGCGGGTGCTGCTGCGGCCTTCCGGGACCGAGCCGCTGGTACGGGTCATGGTGGAGGCCGCCGACATCGACCAGGCCCGGGCCGTGGCGGGGCGGCTGGCCGACGCGGTGAAGTCCGCACTGGGGTGA
- the coaA gene encoding type I pantothenate kinase — protein MIPSVSPLPRSAHRPRPEATPYVDLTRAQWSALREKTPLPLTAGEVEKLRGLGDVIDLDEVRDIYLPLSRLLNLYVGATDGLRGALNTFLGEKGSQSGTPFVIGVAGSVAVGKSTVARLLRALLSRWPEHPRVELVTTDGFLLPTEELREKGLMARKGFPESYDRRALTRFVADIKAGKDEVTAPVYSHLIYDRVPGKRLTVRRPDILIVEGLNVLQPALPGKDGRTRVGLADYFDFSVYVDARAEDIEGWYLNRFRRLRETAFQDPSSYFRKYTQVSEEEALDYARTIWRTVNKVNLLENVAPTRGRATLVVRKGPDHKVQKLSLRKL, from the coding sequence GTGATCCCATCGGTCTCCCCGTTGCCACGGAGCGCCCACCGGCCCAGGCCGGAGGCGACTCCCTACGTCGACCTCACCCGCGCCCAGTGGAGCGCGCTGCGTGAGAAGACGCCGCTCCCGCTGACCGCCGGGGAGGTGGAGAAGCTGCGCGGTCTGGGCGATGTCATCGACCTCGACGAGGTACGGGACATCTATCTGCCGCTGTCCCGGCTCCTCAACCTCTACGTCGGCGCCACCGACGGTCTGCGCGGCGCCCTCAACACCTTCCTCGGCGAGAAGGGCTCCCAGTCCGGTACGCCGTTCGTGATAGGCGTGGCGGGCTCGGTCGCCGTCGGCAAGTCCACCGTCGCCCGCCTCCTGCGGGCCCTGCTGTCGCGCTGGCCCGAGCACCCGCGGGTCGAACTGGTCACCACGGACGGCTTCCTGCTGCCCACCGAGGAGCTGCGGGAGAAGGGTCTGATGGCCAGGAAGGGCTTCCCGGAGTCGTACGACCGCCGGGCGCTGACCCGGTTCGTCGCCGACATCAAGGCCGGCAAGGACGAGGTGACGGCGCCCGTCTACTCGCACCTCATCTACGACCGGGTCCCCGGCAAGCGCCTCACCGTGCGCCGCCCCGACATCCTGATCGTGGAGGGCCTGAACGTCCTGCAGCCCGCCCTGCCCGGCAAGGACGGCCGCACCCGCGTCGGCCTCGCGGACTACTTCGACTTCAGCGTGTACGTGGACGCCCGCGCCGAGGACATCGAGGGCTGGTACCTGAACCGCTTCCGCCGGCTGCGCGAGACGGCCTTCCAGGACCCGTCCTCGTACTTCCGCAAGTACACCCAGGTCTCCGAGGAGGAGGCGCTGGACTACGCGCGCACGATCTGGCGGACCGTCAACAAGGTCAACCTCCTGGAGAACGTGGCCCCCACCCGGGGCCGGGCCACCCTCGTCGTGCGCAAGGGCCCGGACCACAAGGTCCAGAAGCTGAGCCTGCGCAAGCTCTGA
- the pgsB gene encoding poly-gamma-glutamate synthase PgsB, with protein MLYLYFVLLVGATLLLVAGIVEQRRHYAALHNIPSRVLVNGIRGKSSITRLCAGALRGGDLVTVAKTTGTAARFIHPDATEEPVYRKFGIANVVEQIGIVRRAATYRPDALVIECMAVMPALQEVNQSKLIRSTIGVLCNVREDHLAEMGPTLDDVARSLCRSMPEGGICVTAEQERFHILQEEADARDCKLIYADPEMVSDDELRGFSWFTFKENVAIALVVADLLGVGREVALQGMYDAPPDPGVLSVERYEAPGGKRLAFANVFAANDPESTLMNINQLLDLGAIHRPLNVVINCRPDRVERNGQMGEIIPDLQPDNVFVIGHPAKSAIDAIPAEWRDRAVDLGGERRPSEEFMPALLDRLAADSSLVAIGNIHGQGEELLEYLAELPADETPAEDPADRAGTAAVRPARPERPAQPTRLDPYASYPVAYEERYQAEQTQGFPVVRLPEGGAGQRTVPPQRTHGAPAHPAAEWYPEYGTQAGRDGYRDGYDARDGYDARDGHDGHDAPVEDDWPYPVTGHGPGGGQPPHS; from the coding sequence GTGCTCTATCTGTACTTCGTCCTGCTGGTCGGCGCCACGCTGCTGCTGGTGGCGGGCATCGTCGAGCAGCGGCGGCACTACGCCGCGCTGCACAACATCCCCTCCCGGGTGCTGGTCAACGGCATCCGCGGCAAGTCCTCCATCACCCGGCTGTGCGCCGGGGCGCTGCGCGGCGGTGACCTGGTCACCGTGGCGAAGACGACGGGGACGGCCGCCCGATTCATCCACCCCGACGCCACCGAGGAGCCGGTCTACCGGAAGTTCGGGATCGCCAACGTGGTGGAGCAGATCGGCATCGTCCGCCGGGCCGCCACCTACCGGCCCGACGCGCTCGTCATCGAGTGCATGGCCGTCATGCCGGCGCTCCAGGAGGTCAACCAGAGCAAGCTGATCCGGTCCACGATCGGCGTGCTGTGCAACGTGCGCGAGGACCACCTCGCCGAGATGGGCCCGACCCTGGACGACGTGGCGCGCTCGCTGTGCCGCTCGATGCCGGAGGGCGGTATCTGCGTCACCGCGGAGCAGGAGCGTTTCCACATCCTCCAGGAGGAGGCGGACGCCCGTGACTGCAAGCTGATCTACGCGGACCCGGAGATGGTCTCCGACGACGAGCTGCGCGGCTTCAGCTGGTTCACCTTCAAGGAGAACGTGGCGATCGCCCTGGTCGTGGCCGACCTCCTCGGCGTGGGCCGCGAGGTCGCCCTGCAGGGCATGTACGACGCCCCGCCGGACCCGGGCGTCCTCTCCGTGGAGCGGTACGAGGCCCCCGGCGGCAAACGGCTCGCCTTCGCCAACGTCTTCGCGGCGAACGACCCCGAGTCGACGCTGATGAACATCAACCAGCTGCTCGACCTCGGCGCGATCCACCGCCCGCTGAACGTCGTGATCAACTGCCGCCCCGACCGGGTGGAGCGCAACGGCCAGATGGGCGAGATCATCCCCGACCTCCAGCCGGACAACGTCTTCGTCATCGGCCACCCGGCCAAGAGCGCCATCGACGCGATTCCCGCCGAGTGGCGGGACCGGGCCGTCGACCTGGGCGGCGAGCGGCGCCCCTCCGAGGAGTTCATGCCCGCCCTGCTCGACCGGCTGGCGGCCGACTCCTCCCTCGTGGCCATCGGCAACATCCACGGCCAGGGCGAGGAGCTCCTGGAGTACCTCGCCGAACTCCCGGCGGACGAGACGCCCGCCGAGGACCCCGCCGACCGGGCCGGGACCGCGGCCGTCCGGCCCGCCCGGCCCGAACGGCCCGCCCAGCCCACCCGGCTGGACCCGTACGCCTCGTACCCCGTGGCGTACGAGGAGCGCTACCAGGCCGAGCAGACGCAGGGTTTTCCGGTGGTACGCCTCCCCGAGGGCGGCGCCGGGCAGCGGACCGTCCCCCCGCAGCGCACGCACGGCGCTCCCGCGCACCCCGCCGCCGAGTGGTACCCGGAGTACGGCACGCAGGCCGGCCGGGACGGGTACCGCGACGGCTACGACGCCCGGGACGGCTACGACGCCCGGGACGGCCACGACGGCCACGACGCGCCGGTCGAGGACGACTGGCCTTACCCCGTCACGGGTCACGGGCCGGGCGGTGGACAGCCTCCGCACTCCTGA
- a CDS encoding C40 family peptidase, with the protein MAGKKKSRPVLSGVVVLALVGASGYLTVELRKQEKEGVPEITSVGVLDGAGRSASDGKDRSGARWSRLENPARSVLRGDDGQVKAVFTDGALTATLTGPGRTFAEPSSTGSKVSTTDWVRLMPEPWKKGAEKEKWFTRWYAEYEDSKEDDVFAFASQYVAGAPVKKDEKGTAFAGDANFGPLNTAGAEGGDLRLEQSDFYDYLGVPYPFRDGTTGTPEEVRARSVDCSGYIRMVFGYRARYPLMSSDRSGDGLPRTANGMARSKEGVDVLPLAGISADDRPANIDQLQPGDLVFFKLDTRTGERLDHVGMVLGYDTEGHLVFISSREEVNGPTIGDIGGASRLDGNGYYAKTLRSAKRL; encoded by the coding sequence ATGGCAGGGAAGAAGAAGTCGCGACCGGTCCTCTCCGGCGTGGTGGTGCTGGCGCTCGTGGGGGCGTCCGGCTACCTCACCGTGGAACTGCGCAAACAGGAGAAGGAGGGGGTCCCGGAGATCACGAGCGTCGGCGTGCTCGACGGCGCCGGCCGCTCCGCCTCCGACGGCAAGGACAGGAGCGGGGCCCGCTGGTCCCGGCTGGAGAACCCCGCCCGCTCCGTGCTGCGCGGGGACGACGGCCAGGTCAAGGCCGTGTTCACCGACGGAGCGCTCACCGCGACGCTGACCGGTCCCGGCCGCACCTTCGCCGAGCCGTCCTCGACCGGCTCCAAGGTCTCCACCACCGACTGGGTACGGCTGATGCCCGAGCCGTGGAAGAAGGGCGCGGAGAAGGAGAAGTGGTTCACGCGGTGGTACGCCGAGTACGAGGACAGCAAGGAGGACGACGTCTTCGCCTTCGCCTCCCAGTACGTGGCCGGTGCCCCGGTCAAGAAGGACGAGAAGGGGACCGCCTTCGCCGGTGACGCCAACTTCGGTCCGCTGAACACGGCCGGCGCCGAGGGCGGCGACCTGCGCCTCGAACAGTCCGACTTCTACGACTACCTCGGCGTCCCGTACCCCTTCCGGGACGGGACGACCGGGACACCGGAGGAGGTGCGCGCGCGGTCCGTCGACTGCTCGGGGTACATCCGCATGGTGTTCGGCTACCGGGCGCGCTACCCGCTGATGTCGTCGGACCGGTCGGGCGACGGTCTGCCGCGTACCGCCAACGGCATGGCGCGCTCGAAGGAGGGGGTCGACGTGCTTCCGCTGGCCGGGATCTCGGCCGACGACCGGCCGGCCAACATCGACCAACTGCAACCCGGTGACCTGGTCTTCTTCAAGCTGGACACCCGCACCGGCGAGCGGCTGGACCACGTGGGCATGGTGCTCGGCTACGACACCGAGGGGCACCTGGTCTTCATCTCCAGCCGCGAGGAGGTCAACGGCCCGACCATCGGTGACATCGGCGGCGCCTCCCGGCTGGACGGCAACGGCTACTACGCGAAGACGCTGCGCAGCGCCAAGCGGCTGTGA
- the glmS gene encoding glutamine--fructose-6-phosphate transaminase (isomerizing) has protein sequence MCGIVGYVGSQPALDVVVAGLKRLEYRGYDSAGVAVLADGGMAAAKKAGKLANLEKELVERPLPTGSTGIGHTRWATHGGPTDTNAHPHLDNAGRVAVVHNGIIENFAALRAELAERGHALTSETDTEVVAHLLAEEFSACADLAEAMRLVCRRLEGAFTLVAAHADEPDVVVGARRNSPLVVGVGEDEAFLASDVAAFIAHTRSAIELGQDQVVELRRDGVHVTGFDGAPAETRSYHVDWDVSAAEKGGYDYFMLKEIAEQPKAVADTLLGRIDASGSLTLDEVRISPGTLREVDKVVVVACGTAFHAGLIAKYAIEHWTRIPCEVELASEFRYRDPILDARTLVIAISQSGETMDTLMALRHAREQGAKVLAVCNTNGSTIPRESDAVLYTHAGPEVAVASTKAFLTQLVACYLVALYLGQVRGTKWGDEIRAVVRDLSRIAEDVERVLETMEPVRELARSLASHDTVLFLGRHVGHPVALEGALKLKELAYMHAEGFAAGELKHGPIALIEEDLPVVVVVPSPKGRSVLHDKIVSNIQEIRARGARTIVIAEEDDETVVPYADHLIRIPATPVLLQPLVATVPLQVFACELATARGNEVDQPRNLAKSVTVE, from the coding sequence ATGTGCGGAATCGTGGGATACGTGGGGTCGCAGCCGGCGCTCGATGTCGTGGTGGCCGGACTGAAGCGGCTGGAGTACCGGGGCTACGACTCGGCGGGCGTCGCGGTGCTCGCGGACGGCGGGATGGCCGCCGCGAAGAAGGCCGGCAAGCTCGCCAACCTGGAGAAGGAGCTGGTCGAGCGGCCGTTGCCGACCGGTTCGACGGGGATCGGGCACACGCGGTGGGCCACCCACGGCGGGCCCACCGACACGAACGCGCATCCGCATCTCGACAACGCGGGACGCGTCGCGGTCGTCCACAACGGCATCATCGAGAACTTCGCCGCCCTGCGGGCCGAGCTGGCCGAGCGCGGGCACGCGCTGACCTCCGAGACCGACACCGAGGTCGTCGCGCACCTGCTCGCCGAGGAGTTCTCCGCGTGCGCCGACCTGGCGGAGGCCATGCGGCTGGTGTGCCGGCGCCTCGAAGGGGCCTTCACCCTGGTGGCCGCCCACGCCGACGAACCGGACGTGGTCGTCGGCGCGCGCCGCAACTCACCGCTCGTCGTGGGCGTCGGCGAGGACGAGGCCTTCCTCGCCTCGGACGTGGCCGCGTTCATCGCGCACACGCGATCCGCGATCGAGCTCGGGCAGGACCAGGTGGTCGAGCTGCGGCGCGACGGGGTGCACGTCACCGGGTTCGACGGGGCACCGGCCGAGACGCGCTCGTACCACGTCGACTGGGACGTGTCCGCCGCCGAGAAGGGCGGCTACGACTACTTCATGCTCAAGGAGATCGCCGAGCAGCCCAAGGCGGTCGCCGACACGCTGCTCGGGCGGATCGACGCGAGCGGCTCGCTGACACTGGACGAGGTACGGATCTCTCCCGGGACACTCCGGGAGGTCGACAAGGTCGTGGTGGTGGCCTGCGGGACCGCCTTCCACGCCGGGCTCATCGCCAAGTACGCCATCGAGCACTGGACCCGCATCCCCTGCGAGGTCGAGCTCGCGAGCGAATTCCGCTACCGGGACCCGATCCTGGACGCGCGGACGCTGGTCATCGCCATCTCGCAGTCCGGCGAGACCATGGACACGCTGATGGCCCTGCGGCACGCCCGGGAGCAGGGCGCCAAGGTGCTGGCCGTCTGCAACACCAACGGCTCGACGATCCCGCGCGAGTCGGACGCCGTCCTCTACACGCACGCCGGGCCCGAGGTGGCGGTCGCCTCGACGAAGGCGTTCCTGACGCAGCTCGTGGCCTGCTACCTCGTGGCGCTGTACCTGGGGCAGGTGCGCGGCACGAAGTGGGGCGACGAGATCCGGGCCGTCGTACGCGACCTGTCCCGCATCGCGGAGGACGTCGAGCGCGTCCTGGAGACGATGGAGCCGGTACGGGAGCTTGCGCGGTCGCTGGCCTCCCACGACACCGTGCTGTTCCTGGGCCGGCACGTGGGCCATCCCGTCGCCCTGGAGGGCGCGCTGAAGCTGAAGGAACTCGCGTACATGCACGCCGAGGGCTTCGCGGCGGGCGAGCTGAAGCACGGGCCGATCGCCCTGATCGAGGAGGACCTGCCGGTGGTCGTGGTGGTGCCGTCACCCAAGGGGCGGTCCGTGCTCCACGACAAGATCGTGTCCAACATCCAGGAGATCCGGGCGCGGGGTGCGCGGACGATCGTGATCGCGGAGGAGGACGACGAGACGGTGGTCCCCTACGCGGACCACCTGATCCGTATCCCCGCCACGCCGGTGCTGCTGCAGCCGCTGGTGGCGACGGTGCCGCTGCAGGTCTTCGCCTGCGAGCTGGCCACGGCCCGGGGCAACGAGGTGGACCAGCCGCGCAACCTGGCGAAGTCGGTGACGGTGGAGTAG
- the rplM gene encoding 50S ribosomal protein L13, translating into MRTFSPKPGDITRQWYVIDAQDVVLGRLATTAANILRGKHKPIYAPHVDAGDFVIIINADKVHLSGNKKTQKLAYRHSGYPGGLRSVRYDELLAKNPEKAVEKAIKGMIPKNTLGRQVLSKLKVYSGDQHPHAAQQPVPFEITQVAQ; encoded by the coding sequence GTGCGTACGTTCAGCCCCAAGCCCGGCGACATCACTCGCCAGTGGTACGTCATCGACGCCCAGGATGTCGTCCTGGGTCGTCTGGCGACCACTGCCGCGAACATCCTGCGGGGCAAGCACAAGCCGATTTACGCCCCGCACGTCGATGCTGGTGACTTCGTCATCATCATCAATGCCGACAAGGTGCACCTCTCCGGCAACAAGAAGACCCAGAAGCTGGCGTACCGCCACTCCGGTTACCCGGGTGGTCTGCGCTCCGTCCGTTACGACGAGCTGCTGGCGAAGAACCCCGAGAAGGCCGTCGAGAAGGCCATCAAGGGCATGATCCCCAAGAACACCCTGGGCCGTCAGGTGCTCTCGAAGCTGAAGGTCTACTCGGGCGACCAGCACCCGCACGCTGCCCAGCAGCCGGTGCCGTTCGAGATCACCCAGGTCGCGCAGTAG
- the rpsI gene encoding 30S ribosomal protein S9, with the protein MAETTVEQPVEENETELVDVEQYTTESEVPVEGEYTSESLAGRFGDPQPAAGLGRRKNAIARVRIVPGSGKWKVNGRTLEDYFPNKVHQQEVNEPFKVLELDGRYDVVARISGGGVSGQAGALRLGVARALNEADVDNNRAALKKAGYLKRDDRAVERKKAGLKKARKAPQYSKR; encoded by the coding sequence GTGGCCGAGACCACCGTTGAGCAGCCGGTCGAAGAGAACGAGACCGAGCTCGTCGACGTCGAGCAGTACACCACCGAGTCCGAGGTGCCCGTCGAGGGCGAGTACACCTCGGAGTCCCTCGCGGGCCGCTTCGGCGACCCGCAGCCGGCCGCCGGCCTGGGCCGTCGCAAGAACGCCATCGCCCGCGTCCGGATCGTCCCGGGCTCCGGCAAGTGGAAGGTCAACGGGCGCACGCTCGAGGACTACTTCCCGAACAAGGTGCACCAGCAGGAAGTCAACGAGCCCTTCAAGGTGCTCGAGCTCGACGGCCGCTACGACGTCGTGGCCCGCATCTCGGGCGGCGGTGTCTCCGGTCAGGCCGGTGCCCTGCGCCTCGGCGTGGCCCGTGCGCTGAACGAGGCCGACGTGGACAACAACCGCGCCGCCCTCAAGAAGGCCGGATACCTCAAGCGTGACGACCGTGCGGTCGAGCGCAAGAAGGCCGGTCTCAAGAAGGCCCGCAAGGCCCCGCAGTACAGCAAGCGCTAA